The DNA segment GGCCGTATTCCGAGGACGCGCTGCCCAACCCGCGTGGCGTGTACGCGCTGACCAAGCACATGGCCGAGCAGGCGGCGCGCGTGTTCGCGCCGGGCTGCGCCATCGCGCGCACGGCCGTGGTGTACGGCTGGCCGGCAGCGGGGCGTCCCAACTTCGGGGCGTGGTTGGTGGGGGCGTTGGAGAAGGGCCAGCCGGTGAAGCTCTTCGAGGACCAGGTGGTGTCCCCCAGCTTCGCGGACAGCGTGGCCGCCATGCTGGTGGAGCTGGGTGAGCGCCGGCTTGGTGGCGTGTGGAACACCTGCGGCGGCACGGTCATCGACCGGGTGGGCTTTGGCCGGGCGCTCTGCGAGGTGTTCGGCTTCGACGCGTCGTTGATCACGCCCACGCGGATGGCGGACCTGAAGCTGGCCAGCCCCCGTCCGCTGCGCAGCGGCCTCAAGACGGACAAGGTGCGTACGGAGCTGAAGGCCCAGCCGCTGGAGTTGGCGGAGTCCCTGGCGCGCTTCCACGCGGCCTGGAAGGCGCACCGCGCCGGTTGAGCATCGCGCGCGTGGCGGCCGGGCCGCGCGCATCCGTTTCGCGGCCGCGCCGTGGAACACAGGGGAGCACGCATGAAGGGAATCATTCTGGCCGGGGGTTCGGGCACGCGCCTGTATCCACTGACGCGCGTGGTGAGCAAGCAGCTGTTGCCCGTCTACGACAAGCCGATGATCTACTACCCGCTGACGACGCTGATGCTGGCGGGCATCCGGGAGATCCTCGTCATCTCCACGCCGCAGGACCTGCCGCGCTTTCGCGAGC comes from the Corallococcus exiguus genome and includes:
- a CDS encoding SDR family oxidoreductase; protein product: MRFLVTGANGLVGSRVCAQLTERGHEVVGLGRGPRRTGGTHGYVEVDLTREQDVAAAIAQARPEAIIHPASMTEVDACEKDPDAAYAANVHATAAVARAAKLAGAHLVHVSTDYVFDGDAGPYSEDALPNPRGVYALTKHMAEQAARVFAPGCAIARTAVVYGWPAAGRPNFGAWLVGALEKGQPVKLFEDQVVSPSFADSVAAMLVELGERRLGGVWNTCGGTVIDRVGFGRALCEVFGFDASLITPTRMADLKLASPRPLRSGLKTDKVRTELKAQPLELAESLARFHAAWKAHRAG